From Flavobacterium sp. 102, a single genomic window includes:
- a CDS encoding NAD(P)/FAD-dependent oxidoreductase produces the protein MPQELLIQVSPETANNETLLYENVAQLVRVSTKLVHKVVILKRSIDARQKAIKINLKVLVYLIDEKYTEQKIELPEYKNVSNAQEVIIVGAGPAGLFAALQLIELGLKPIVIERGKDVRGRRRDLKAINVDHIVNEDSNYCFGEGGAGTYSDGKLYTRSKKRGDVDRILQLLVGFGATSDILVEAHPHIGTNKLPQIIQDIREKIIECGGQVLFETRVTDFVVKNNEMQGIITQKGDTISANKVILATGHSARDIFELLDRKKIFIEAKPFALGVRAEHPQELIDKIQYSCDFRGKHLPPAPYSIVKQVNGRGMYSFCMCPGGVIAPCATSPGEVVTNGWSPSKRDQATANSGIVVELKLEDFKPYAKFGALAGMEFQKSIEQKAWHLAGQTQKVPAQRMVDFTQNKVSASIPKTSYVPGTTSVEMGQVFPGFLTQIMREGFIQFGKSMRGYMTNEAILHAPESRTSSPVRIPRDNETLEHLQIKGLYPCGEGAGFAGGIISAAIDGEKCALKIALSLSK, from the coding sequence ATGCCACAAGAATTACTCATACAAGTTTCTCCCGAGACTGCCAATAACGAAACATTACTCTATGAGAATGTAGCTCAATTAGTTAGAGTTTCTACTAAATTGGTTCATAAAGTGGTAATTCTAAAGCGTTCAATTGACGCGCGTCAAAAAGCAATAAAAATCAATCTTAAAGTTTTGGTCTATCTGATTGATGAAAAATATACCGAACAAAAAATCGAACTTCCCGAATACAAAAACGTTTCCAATGCTCAAGAGGTAATTATCGTAGGCGCAGGTCCGGCCGGACTTTTTGCAGCCTTACAGTTGATTGAATTGGGTTTGAAACCAATAGTAATTGAGCGAGGCAAAGACGTTCGAGGTCGCCGCCGCGATTTAAAAGCGATTAATGTCGACCATATTGTCAACGAAGATTCTAATTATTGTTTTGGCGAAGGTGGTGCGGGAACGTATTCTGACGGAAAATTATATACGCGTTCCAAAAAACGTGGTGATGTCGACAGAATTCTACAATTATTAGTAGGTTTTGGGGCTACATCTGATATTCTTGTCGAAGCGCATCCGCATATCGGTACCAATAAGTTACCGCAAATCATTCAAGACATTCGTGAGAAAATAATCGAGTGCGGTGGACAAGTTTTATTTGAAACCCGTGTCACCGATTTTGTAGTCAAGAATAATGAAATGCAAGGAATCATAACCCAAAAGGGTGATACGATTTCGGCTAACAAAGTCATTTTGGCCACTGGACATTCGGCTCGTGATATTTTTGAATTGCTCGATAGAAAAAAGATTTTCATCGAAGCCAAACCTTTTGCATTAGGCGTTCGCGCCGAACATCCGCAAGAATTAATCGATAAAATCCAATACAGTTGCGATTTCCGAGGCAAACATTTGCCACCGGCGCCTTATTCTATTGTAAAGCAAGTCAACGGTCGCGGCATGTATTCGTTTTGTATGTGTCCGGGTGGCGTAATTGCGCCATGTGCTACCAGTCCGGGGGAAGTGGTAACCAATGGTTGGTCGCCATCCAAACGCGATCAAGCTACCGCAAATTCAGGCATTGTAGTCGAATTAAAACTCGAAGATTTCAAGCCTTACGCCAAATTCGGAGCTTTAGCCGGAATGGAATTCCAAAAAAGCATCGAGCAAAAAGCGTGGCATCTGGCTGGTCAGACACAAAAAGTGCCGGCACAGCGCATGGTCGATTTTACCCAAAATAAAGTTTCCGCATCCATTCCGAAAACTTCTTATGTTCCCGGAACGACTTCTGTAGAGATGGGACAAGTTTTCCCCGGATTTTTAACCCAAATCATGCGCGAAGGTTTTATCCAGTTCGGAAAATCGATGCGTGGTTATATGACCAATGAAGCGATTCTTCACGCACCGGAAAGCCGAACTTCATCTCCGGTAAGAATTCCGCGTGACAATGAAACGCTCGAACACTTGCAAATCAAAGGGTTATATCCTTGTGGCGAAGGTGCCGGTTTTGCCGGAGGAATCATTTCTGCCGCTATCGACGGTGAAAAATGTGCACTTAAAATTGCACTAAGTCTCTCAAAATAA
- a CDS encoding T9SS type A sorting domain-containing protein, with protein MFLNYIFKNLLNRDNNRAKKSFFSVVMLLLVLSSGHSQTTFTSVQSGNFTDPTTWGTATAPTSTDNIIIASGTTVLLDDLITINNATIGGILESGSNSADFIITGNLTVNSGGLFDGVFYYDAGGWGYDKATQLTVAGNITNNGRIDLSIGSNYTPEGALNLNGSTVQTVSGLGTFGGTLYLTDNLNTGAVINQLIVNNTSTATPNIIWGFNNIKIRSVLSLTNTRVNLGTNKMTIGNYATATTTIAVGSGFLSGTIGRWYSIYDNPTAITPGTDYYSSNTVFPFISANGKNRSAFISRPSDPNASGTSGELSVTYYDEPGVASGFSVADGSYTVTDIYEGAWTIAKDGTYAFPIGNHAIAFVAQDAYLIKNGNSRIIKVDGTTIGNHQTGTVTPFASRLNLSDSDLNNTFQVGYNAALDTPVTSVQTGDWNTASTWSSNSIPSCSDTVTILSGHTITVNAAGSAAGVNISVGASLVSDLNTLTVGCTNNNATFFNAGTYTMNGGSLIVNGNVLHANGSTFNQIAGDIIVDGNHNGDAATSTVQTLFKIGNSTLNLTGGSITIVDPAVSSTTLATTHTATEIVPCTGWLCWYPSSVTLDSVDGLSVGQIIVGAGIPAGTTIANINFDGSINTNPSLPLTGLTLPLTLTFYDVSYSPSAFVYESNNHYAVGANHTLKIGDGISIEKSTVTTNGFNCNFRAGEGTLSLNNLIVNAPDATNRFVNLDSSNPNNISIMNVQNDFTITQGKVKGQGVDTYFGGNITNNGALNLYNNTYFGNYIEGTSVATTKAQTISGTGTFNAQTETMLNTPDNTGSVSQLRVNNTSTEGVTFMVPFNVVSSLTMTEGIIHTSSTSVLTVGAPAMSYTASLTGNFGETCYVDGPFAKDIGGGQNANDLTNGSGFIDKFFFPVGKSSYAPIWVAVTTPSGGFGSPGTNLKVEAFDTNTGTASANIAHLSQNRWEVSKTAGTVIDFNIKVADANAIESSIIVQAPSAAGIYDNDFGITATFESGTPNMLTSNTNPLPFADFDGFFSTARQAECSTVTPGNTLSTETNICGGKSVTLRLENVVVGEGITYQWQSSTTDSNYVDIDGATATTASVAPVENTYYRCNVTCSFSTTTVASTPIQITLNNTITATTPATICQPIDTATLSATSSAGDVKWYTEQTGGAALATGNSFTTPVITTTTTYFAGTESTTAGTAGLAYTNDGYGSGTLDRGLAFNLSNSIILNSVKVYPQQNPGGTGVAPITIKVFQNGIQVPGTGDVIFTPDTASGWSPTNTAQTVTLNYSLPAGDNYTLLITDGASYDNALAYTSPFPNPYPVNNGAVSIVGGFAYGDIDTYSYYFFFDWNVTEICSSARVAVTATVQTAEECDLGNPTSQLLSRVVAYPNPYTSTFKLDIQTNNAADVAIKVYDMVGRLIEYRTVGHNELSNVEIGNGYPSGIYNVSVTQEGKAKTLQVIKR; from the coding sequence ATGTTTTTAAACTACATTTTTAAAAATCTTTTGAACCGAGATAACAATCGGGCTAAAAAAAGTTTTTTTTCAGTTGTGATGTTATTGCTTGTCCTATCAAGCGGGCATTCTCAGACGACTTTTACTTCAGTACAGTCGGGTAATTTTACCGACCCTACTACTTGGGGCACTGCTACTGCACCAACTTCAACAGACAATATTATTATCGCTTCAGGAACAACAGTGCTCCTTGATGATTTGATAACGATTAACAACGCCACCATTGGTGGAATATTAGAAAGCGGTTCTAACTCTGCTGATTTTATCATAACGGGCAATTTGACTGTTAACTCAGGTGGTTTGTTTGATGGCGTTTTCTATTATGATGCAGGTGGTTGGGGTTATGACAAAGCAACACAACTTACAGTAGCAGGAAATATCACAAACAATGGTAGGATTGATTTGTCCATTGGCTCAAATTATACCCCTGAAGGTGCTTTGAATTTGAATGGCTCAACAGTGCAAACCGTTAGTGGTTTGGGTACTTTTGGTGGTACTTTGTATTTAACAGACAATTTAAATACCGGAGCCGTTATTAATCAGTTGATTGTTAATAATACAAGCACAGCTACTCCAAATATAATTTGGGGATTTAACAATATCAAAATTAGAAGTGTACTATCACTTACCAATACCCGAGTTAACTTGGGCACAAATAAAATGACCATTGGAAATTACGCTACAGCTACTACAACTATTGCTGTTGGCAGTGGTTTTTTAAGCGGTACAATCGGAAGATGGTATAGTATTTATGACAACCCTACTGCTATAACACCAGGTACTGATTATTACAGCAGTAATACAGTATTTCCTTTTATCAGTGCAAACGGTAAAAATAGATCCGCATTTATTTCAAGACCAAGTGACCCAAATGCTTCAGGAACATCAGGAGAACTTTCGGTGACTTATTATGATGAACCGGGAGTAGCTTCTGGATTTTCTGTTGCTGATGGTTCTTATACGGTAACTGATATTTATGAAGGTGCATGGACTATCGCTAAAGATGGCACTTATGCTTTTCCTATCGGGAATCATGCTATAGCTTTTGTAGCTCAGGACGCTTATTTAATCAAAAATGGTAATTCAAGAATTATTAAAGTAGACGGTACAACAATTGGCAACCATCAAACGGGAACCGTTACACCATTTGCTTCAAGACTAAATCTTTCTGATTCCGATTTAAACAACACTTTTCAAGTGGGTTATAATGCCGCTTTAGATACTCCGGTAACATCAGTACAAACCGGTGATTGGAATACTGCTTCAACATGGAGTAGTAACAGTATACCATCTTGCTCAGATACTGTAACTATACTTTCAGGACATACCATAACAGTAAACGCAGCTGGTTCTGCAGCGGGTGTAAATATATCTGTCGGTGCTTCTTTGGTGAGTGATTTAAATACTTTGACTGTTGGTTGTACTAATAATAACGCTACCTTTTTCAATGCAGGAACTTATACCATGAACGGCGGTTCTCTTATAGTAAACGGTAATGTTCTACATGCTAATGGCAGTACATTCAACCAAATTGCCGGTGATATTATTGTTGATGGTAATCACAATGGTGACGCAGCTACCAGTACTGTCCAAACACTTTTCAAAATTGGAAATTCGACTTTAAACTTAACGGGAGGTTCAATAACTATTGTTGATCCTGCGGTTTCAAGTACGACTTTAGCAACGACTCATACTGCCACGGAGATTGTTCCTTGTACTGGATGGTTGTGTTGGTATCCTTCAAGTGTGACTTTAGATTCTGTTGATGGATTGTCTGTGGGGCAAATTATAGTTGGTGCTGGTATTCCAGCAGGAACTACCATTGCTAATATCAATTTTGATGGTTCAATCAATACCAATCCAAGTTTACCGTTAACAGGGTTGACTTTACCTTTGACTTTAACTTTCTATGACGTATCCTATTCTCCTTCAGCTTTTGTGTATGAATCAAACAATCATTATGCTGTCGGAGCTAATCATACTTTGAAAATCGGAGATGGAATATCAATCGAAAAAAGCACTGTAACTACTAATGGATTCAACTGTAATTTCAGAGCCGGAGAAGGAACGCTTTCATTAAACAACTTAATTGTGAATGCTCCAGACGCTACTAATCGTTTTGTTAATTTAGATTCCAGCAATCCTAATAACATTTCAATAATGAATGTTCAAAATGATTTTACCATCACACAAGGAAAAGTAAAAGGGCAAGGCGTTGATACTTATTTTGGTGGAAACATTACCAACAACGGAGCTTTAAATTTATACAACAATACTTATTTTGGGAACTACATAGAGGGAACTTCTGTAGCTACCACTAAAGCTCAAACCATTTCCGGTACAGGTACATTTAATGCACAAACGGAAACAATGTTGAATACACCAGATAATACTGGTTCTGTTTCTCAACTTAGAGTTAATAATACTAGTACAGAAGGTGTCACTTTCATGGTGCCTTTTAATGTAGTTTCTTCTTTGACAATGACTGAAGGAATTATCCATACGTCATCAACCAGTGTTTTAACCGTTGGAGCTCCGGCAATGTCATATACAGCTTCTTTAACAGGTAACTTTGGTGAAACTTGTTATGTAGATGGTCCATTTGCTAAAGATATTGGTGGTGGTCAAAATGCCAATGATTTAACCAATGGTTCAGGTTTTATAGATAAATTCTTTTTCCCTGTTGGAAAATCATCTTATGCTCCTATCTGGGTTGCTGTTACTACTCCTTCGGGAGGATTTGGAAGTCCAGGAACTAATTTAAAAGTGGAAGCTTTTGACACAAACACCGGTACAGCTTCTGCAAACATTGCACACTTGAGTCAAAACAGATGGGAAGTTTCAAAAACTGCTGGTACAGTAATCGATTTCAATATTAAAGTCGCCGATGCAAACGCAATTGAAAGCAGCATTATTGTTCAAGCACCTTCAGCTGCCGGAATTTATGACAATGATTTTGGAATTACGGCAACTTTTGAATCAGGAACACCAAATATGTTAACGTCTAATACTAATCCATTGCCTTTTGCTGATTTTGACGGATTCTTTTCTACCGCAAGACAAGCAGAATGTTCTACAGTGACTCCGGGCAATACCTTATCCACAGAAACAAATATTTGTGGTGGTAAATCGGTTACTTTACGTTTAGAAAATGTTGTGGTAGGAGAAGGAATAACTTACCAATGGCAAAGTTCTACCACAGATTCAAACTATGTTGACATTGACGGCGCTACAGCTACAACAGCTTCAGTGGCTCCGGTAGAAAATACTTATTATCGTTGTAATGTTACTTGTTCGTTTAGTACAACAACCGTAGCTTCTACACCAATTCAAATTACATTAAACAATACTATTACCGCTACTACACCGGCAACAATTTGTCAACCAATAGATACAGCTACTTTATCGGCAACCTCTTCAGCAGGTGATGTAAAATGGTATACTGAACAAACCGGTGGCGCTGCATTAGCAACAGGAAACTCGTTTACAACTCCTGTAATCACAACAACTACAACTTACTTTGCAGGAACAGAATCAACCACTGCAGGTACAGCCGGTTTAGCTTATACCAATGATGGTTACGGTTCAGGAACTCTTGACAGAGGTTTGGCCTTTAATTTATCGAATTCCATTATTTTAAATTCGGTTAAAGTTTATCCGCAACAAAACCCTGGTGGAACGGGAGTGGCACCAATAACAATAAAAGTGTTCCAAAATGGTATTCAAGTACCGGGAACTGGTGATGTTATTTTTACACCGGATACTGCTTCCGGATGGTCTCCAACTAATACGGCTCAAACCGTTACCCTAAATTATTCGTTACCAGCAGGAGATAATTATACGCTTCTAATTACCGATGGCGCTTCTTATGATAATGCTTTGGCTTATACTAGTCCGTTCCCAAATCCTTACCCGGTTAACAATGGTGCTGTATCTATTGTAGGAGGATTTGCTTATGGTGATATTGATACTTATAGCTATTACTTCTTCTTTGATTGGAATGTGACCGAAATATGTTCTTCAGCGAGAGTTGCGGTTACAGCCACTGTACAAACTGCAGAAGAGTGTGATCTAGGAAATCCAACTTCCCAATTATTATCCAGAGTGGTGGCGTATCCAAATCCATATACCTCAACCTTCAAATTAGACATTCAAACCAATAATGCTGCAGATGTTGCAATCAAGGTATACGATATGGTGGGAAGATTAATTGAGTACAGAACTGTTGGTCATAATGAATTATCTAATGTAGAAATCGGCAATGGTTATCCATCCGGAATTTACAATGTATCAGTTACCCAAGAAGGAAAAGCAAAAACCCTTCAAGTGATTAAAAGATAA
- a CDS encoding FecR family protein — protein sequence MEERNETYLSDWLANKITDEQLKQLVSADDFAAFQQIKNTLNDFEISNPDLEQNFSAIQQKLVDKKQAKTKVIPLWRYASIAACLLVMFGIYHFFIAQNKIATDFGNTEIITLADNSKVSLNAKSILTYCNTFEYNRTLQLDGEAFFEVEKGSAFTVETSLGDIKVLGTKFNVIAFQDFFEVKCYEGKVQVTQKGKSTILTHGESVRFYNGISENWAELNSEKPSWISGESSFKNVPMRYVIEQFKNQYNVAVEYPNTIENIKFTGTFTHNEPTVALQTICLPLHLKFSKDSTGKIIISE from the coding sequence ATGGAAGAGAGAAACGAAACGTATTTATCCGATTGGTTAGCCAACAAAATCACCGATGAACAATTAAAACAATTGGTTTCTGCGGATGATTTTGCAGCGTTCCAACAAATCAAAAATACACTAAACGATTTTGAAATCAGCAATCCCGATTTGGAACAAAACTTTAGCGCTATCCAACAAAAATTAGTCGATAAAAAGCAAGCTAAAACTAAAGTCATTCCGCTTTGGCGTTATGCTTCTATTGCCGCTTGCTTGTTGGTAATGTTTGGGATTTATCACTTTTTTATTGCCCAAAATAAAATTGCAACCGATTTTGGAAATACCGAGATAATAACTTTAGCCGACAATTCTAAAGTGTCATTGAATGCCAAATCAATACTGACCTATTGTAATACATTCGAATACAACCGAACTTTGCAATTAGATGGGGAAGCTTTTTTTGAAGTCGAAAAAGGAAGTGCTTTTACAGTAGAAACTTCGCTTGGCGATATTAAAGTTTTGGGAACTAAATTTAATGTGATTGCTTTCCAAGATTTCTTCGAAGTAAAGTGCTATGAAGGCAAAGTGCAAGTTACCCAAAAAGGAAAATCAACCATTTTAACACATGGCGAAAGTGTTCGTTTTTATAACGGTATTTCTGAAAATTGGGCAGAATTGAATTCGGAAAAACCGTCATGGATTTCCGGCGAATCGTCCTTTAAAAATGTGCCGATGCGTTATGTAATTGAGCAATTTAAAAACCAATACAATGTTGCTGTCGAATACCCGAATACCATTGAAAATATAAAATTCACCGGAACATTTACCCATAATGAACCAACCGTGGCGTTGCAAACCATTTGTTTGCCGTTGCATTTAAAATTTAGCAAAGACAGTACAGGAAAAATTATCATTTCTGAATGA
- a CDS encoding sigma-70 family RNA polymerase sigma factor, whose protein sequence is MKEENQNTKLCSESVFRSVFDTNFKVLRNFLVYKFRGDMESAEDVAQNAFVKLWENCGIIQPEQAKSFLYTTAIRLSLNKIKHHQVVNNFEIQFQPKSSHKESPEFLMEETELKTQLEKAINDLPEKQRTVFLMNRFDNQSYTEIAVSLDLSVKAVEKRMHQALLSLRKVVKNV, encoded by the coding sequence ATGAAAGAAGAAAACCAAAATACAAAGCTCTGCTCCGAATCGGTATTCCGCTCGGTATTTGACACTAATTTTAAAGTGTTGCGGAACTTTTTGGTGTATAAATTCAGAGGCGATATGGAAAGCGCCGAAGATGTAGCCCAAAATGCTTTTGTCAAACTTTGGGAAAATTGCGGCATCATCCAACCCGAACAAGCCAAAAGCTTTTTGTACACCACAGCGATTAGGCTTTCACTGAATAAAATAAAGCACCATCAGGTAGTGAACAATTTTGAGATACAATTCCAACCCAAATCATCACACAAAGAATCACCGGAGTTTTTGATGGAGGAAACCGAATTGAAAACCCAATTGGAAAAAGCCATCAACGATTTGCCCGAAAAGCAAAGAACCGTATTTCTAATGAACCGTTTCGACAATCAGTCCTATACTGAAATCGCAGTATCTTTAGATTTATCGGTAAAAGCAGTAGAAAAACGAATGCATCAAGCCTTATTGTCCCTTAGGAAAGTTGTCAAAAACGTTTGA
- a CDS encoding TonB-dependent siderophore receptor: MKKIVLLGFFLCWMSFSWSQKKESFIYTNAKLTKVLSDLEKAFEVKYSYVDSLVVSHRFSVPKKLYTLAEINTEIEKQSTLKVIQINDRFYSINQAETAVNSEKVIPLQEVIVEEFLAKGIQKTNQHYIISPQKVQTLPGITDADILQSLQQLPGVKSPNETATGLYIRGGTSDQNLILMDGIRLYHPGHLFGMISSINPNVEQTVNYYNKAVNPKFGERVSGIIDIKSTDKISSKTKINAGINALNADVYVQMPLVKEKLGLQLSGRKSYTEWLQSPTFNQLENKVFQNINLEDFDNNNQFKFHDYSAKLNFKPNNKTEISLSSLVIKNDLDYRNIIKTDSINNQKMNIENYGFSLNWTQKYSQRFIQRTLIFYSLYSFDYLKKQDYDTNKFEAFKKLNRVVDSGAEINFSYQIKGQSNFDFGYQVFGNDISHLFNSYNQDIGVVLSLKHLYNVTHAGYAHFKKDVGSWLIQPGLRYNFYSQMKASSFEPRFLLQKTISESLIWQASYEQRSQILSQVRESAANDLSLENYVWVLSDDNEYPIQKVNQFTSGIIFKKNNWLLDVDAYYKTITGITSFTLGFLGQNGNEINHGKGFTKGVDILLQKSTASWRAWITYTYQDSQNQFDALNEGNYFPSNADIKHSFNLAFNKKWDNFLFTAGWFWHSGKPFSTINDSGEISSYNSKRLPNYHRLDLSGSYQFQNKKGNTFKIGASIYNLYNRNALISKELGRNYANVSDFITPRYSMQEFYSLGIMPNVFFRVNF; encoded by the coding sequence ATGAAAAAAATAGTTTTGTTGGGCTTCTTTTTGTGTTGGATGTCATTTTCTTGGTCACAAAAAAAAGAGTCTTTTATTTATACCAATGCAAAACTCACCAAAGTGCTTTCCGATCTCGAGAAAGCTTTTGAGGTTAAATATTCTTATGTCGATTCGTTAGTGGTTTCTCATCGATTTTCTGTTCCAAAAAAGCTTTACACTTTAGCCGAAATTAATACAGAAATTGAAAAGCAATCGACTTTAAAAGTCATCCAAATCAACGACCGATTTTATTCGATTAACCAAGCTGAAACTGCTGTGAATTCAGAGAAAGTGATTCCGCTACAAGAAGTCATAGTCGAAGAGTTTTTGGCGAAAGGCATACAGAAAACCAACCAACATTACATCATTTCTCCTCAAAAAGTCCAAACGCTTCCCGGAATTACCGATGCCGATATTTTACAGTCATTGCAACAATTACCCGGTGTGAAAAGTCCAAACGAAACCGCCACAGGTTTGTACATTCGCGGTGGTACTTCCGACCAAAATTTGATACTGATGGATGGCATTCGGTTGTATCATCCCGGACATTTATTCGGCATGATTTCGAGTATCAATCCGAATGTAGAGCAAACGGTGAATTATTATAATAAAGCCGTAAATCCAAAGTTTGGTGAAAGAGTTTCCGGCATCATCGACATCAAATCCACCGATAAAATTTCGAGTAAAACCAAAATAAATGCAGGAATTAATGCCCTAAATGCGGATGTTTATGTCCAAATGCCTTTGGTTAAAGAAAAATTAGGTTTGCAACTTTCGGGTAGAAAATCGTATACGGAATGGCTGCAATCACCGACTTTCAATCAATTAGAAAACAAGGTTTTTCAGAATATTAACTTGGAGGATTTTGACAATAACAACCAATTCAAATTTCATGATTATTCCGCCAAATTAAATTTTAAGCCAAATAACAAAACCGAGATTTCACTTTCAAGCTTGGTCATCAAAAATGATTTGGATTATAGAAATATCATCAAAACCGATAGCATCAACAACCAAAAAATGAACATCGAGAACTATGGTTTTAGTCTGAATTGGACCCAAAAATACAGTCAGAGATTCATTCAGAGAACTTTAATTTTTTATTCGCTTTATAGCTTTGATTACCTCAAAAAACAAGATTATGACACCAATAAATTCGAAGCGTTTAAAAAATTAAATAGAGTAGTTGATTCGGGTGCGGAAATAAATTTTAGTTACCAAATCAAAGGCCAATCCAATTTCGATTTTGGATACCAAGTGTTCGGAAATGATATTTCGCATTTGTTCAACAGTTACAATCAGGACATTGGCGTGGTTTTGAGTTTGAAACATTTGTACAATGTCACTCACGCCGGATATGCCCATTTTAAAAAAGATGTTGGCAGTTGGCTTATCCAACCCGGTTTGCGTTATAATTTTTACAGCCAAATGAAAGCTTCGAGTTTCGAACCTCGATTTTTGCTTCAAAAAACAATTTCTGAATCACTGATTTGGCAAGCGTCGTATGAGCAAAGAAGTCAGATTTTGAGCCAAGTACGCGAAAGTGCTGCCAACGATTTGAGTTTAGAAAATTACGTTTGGGTGCTTTCCGATGATAACGAATACCCAATTCAGAAAGTGAATCAGTTTACTTCGGGTATCATTTTCAAAAAGAATAATTGGCTTTTAGATGTTGACGCCTATTATAAAACGATTACCGGAATTACTTCATTTACCTTGGGCTTTTTAGGCCAAAATGGTAATGAAATTAACCACGGAAAAGGCTTCACCAAAGGCGTTGATATTTTGCTTCAAAAAAGCACAGCGTCTTGGCGCGCCTGGATAACTTATACGTATCAGGATTCACAAAATCAATTTGATGCTTTGAATGAAGGGAATTATTTTCCTTCCAATGCCGATATTAAACACAGTTTTAATTTGGCTTTCAATAAAAAATGGGACAACTTTTTGTTTACCGCAGGTTGGTTTTGGCACAGCGGAAAACCATTCAGCACGATTAATGATTCGGGAGAAATTTCTTCTTATAACTCCAAAAGATTGCCCAATTACCATCGCTTAGACCTTTCCGGCAGTTATCAGTTCCAAAATAAAAAAGGCAATACCTTTAAGATTGGCGCATCGATTTACAATCTCTACAACCGGAATGCTTTAATCAGTAAGGAATTGGGACGAAATTATGCCAATGTATCCGACTTTATTACACCGCGTTATTCAATGCAGGAATTTTATTCTTTAGGGATTATGCCGAATGTGTTTTTTAGAGTCAATTTCTAA